CACCCACTTTCGCAGTTACCCGGACCTCCGATTCGATCCCGAGGAAGGAATCAATCTCTTGATCGGGCCAAACGGGTCGGGCAAAACAGCCGTATTGGAAGCCGTTGCCTATCTGGGCTACCTGCGCTCCTTTAGAGGTGTTCCGGACGAAGCGTTGGTTTCGCTAAACGCGGAGACATCCGTCCTTCGAGGCGAGGTCGACGCCGCAGGAGGAACG
This genomic window from Rhodothermales bacterium contains:
- a CDS encoding AAA family ATPase, giving the protein MRLAWLQLTHFRSYPDLRFDPEEGINLLIGPNGSGKTAVLEAVAYLGYLRSFRGVPDEALVSLNAETSVLRGEVDAAGGTHVIGVSLPRVGRRAVEVDGKRPRRNRELRRFLRAVTFLPDDLNIVKTGSAIR